A region from the Mesorhizobium sp. J8 genome encodes:
- a CDS encoding O-acetyl-ADP-ribose deacetylase translates to MSALGDRIRIHTGDITRLAVDAIVNAANSSLLGGGGVDGAIHRAAGPELVAECRMLHGCETGDAKLTKGYRLPARYVIHTVGPVWQGGGKGEAELLASCYRRSLEIALDHECRTVAFPAISTGIYGYPKDQATGIAVGTVSNFLRQHPAPDVVTFCCFDEHTAEVYRRVVAGISES, encoded by the coding sequence ATGAGCGCTCTCGGCGACAGGATCCGCATCCACACCGGCGACATCACAAGGCTCGCGGTTGACGCCATCGTCAACGCGGCCAATTCCTCGCTGCTGGGCGGCGGTGGCGTCGACGGCGCCATCCATCGCGCGGCCGGGCCGGAGTTGGTTGCCGAATGCCGCATGCTTCATGGCTGCGAGACCGGCGATGCCAAGCTGACCAAAGGCTACCGGCTGCCGGCGCGTTATGTCATCCACACGGTCGGTCCGGTCTGGCAAGGCGGCGGCAAGGGCGAGGCCGAACTGCTCGCCTCCTGCTACCGGCGCTCGCTCGAAATTGCGCTCGACCATGAATGCCGGACGGTAGCGTTCCCGGCGATCTCGACCGGCATCTACGGCTATCCAAAAGACCAGGCGACTGGGATCGCTGTCGGTACCGTAAGCAACTTTCTGCGGCAGCACCCAGCGCCGGACGTTGTTACTTTCTGCTGTTTCGACGAGCACACGGCGGAGGTGTACCGTCGGGTCGTTGCTGGTATCTCGGAAAGCTGA
- a CDS encoding carboxyl transferase domain-containing protein codes for MATLQTQISPSSDTFRANAERMRALVADIAEKAASVERGGSDEARERHVSRGKLLPRERLAQLLDAGSPFLEVGQFAAWSMYGEDIPAAGIITGVGRVEGTEVMVVVNDATVKGGTYYPLTVKKHLRAQEIALQNNLPCIYLVDSGGANLPNQDEVFPDREHFGRIFYNQANMSAAGIPQIACVMGSCTAGGAYVPAMSDETIMVRNQATIFLGGPPLVKAATGEDVSAEELGGADVHTRLSGVADHYAMDDEHALAICRRIIRNLNRNKAVSLNLRKPIQPLYDPRELYGVVPTDLRQPYDVREVIARLVDGSEFDEFKQNYGTTLVTGFAHLHGMPIGVLGNNGVLFSESALKGAHFIELCCQRGIPLVFLQNITGFMVGRKYEAGGIAKDGAKLVMAVATAKVPKLTVIIGGSFGAGNYGMCGRAYSPRFLWMWPNARISVMGGEQAATVLAMVKREGIERKGGAWSAEEEAKFRKPILMKYEHEGHPLYSSARLWDDGIIDPARTRDVLALSLSAALNAEVEETKFGVFRM; via the coding sequence ATGGCCACACTGCAAACCCAGATCTCCCCCTCCTCCGACACCTTCCGCGCCAATGCGGAGCGCATGCGGGCGCTGGTCGCCGACATCGCCGAGAAGGCGGCAAGCGTCGAGCGCGGCGGCTCCGACGAGGCGCGCGAACGTCACGTCTCACGCGGCAAGCTCCTGCCGCGCGAGCGGCTGGCGCAGTTGCTCGACGCCGGCTCGCCCTTCCTCGAGGTCGGCCAGTTCGCTGCGTGGTCGATGTATGGCGAGGACATTCCAGCGGCCGGCATCATAACCGGCGTCGGCCGCGTCGAGGGCACCGAGGTGATGGTCGTCGTCAACGACGCGACGGTGAAGGGCGGCACCTATTATCCGCTGACGGTGAAGAAGCATCTCAGGGCGCAGGAGATCGCGCTCCAGAACAATTTGCCCTGCATCTACCTGGTCGACAGCGGCGGCGCCAATCTGCCGAACCAGGACGAGGTTTTCCCGGACCGAGAGCATTTCGGCCGAATCTTCTACAACCAGGCCAACATGTCGGCGGCGGGCATCCCGCAGATCGCCTGCGTGATGGGCTCTTGCACGGCGGGCGGCGCCTATGTGCCGGCGATGTCGGACGAGACGATCATGGTGCGCAACCAGGCTACCATCTTTCTCGGCGGCCCGCCGCTGGTGAAGGCGGCGACCGGCGAGGATGTCAGCGCCGAGGAACTCGGCGGCGCCGATGTCCATACCAGGCTTTCCGGCGTCGCCGACCACTACGCCATGGACGACGAGCATGCTCTGGCGATTTGCCGGCGTATCATCAGAAACCTCAATCGAAACAAGGCCGTAAGCCTGAATCTGCGGAAGCCGATTCAACCGCTTTACGATCCGCGGGAACTCTACGGCGTCGTGCCGACGGATTTGCGCCAGCCCTATGACGTGCGCGAGGTGATCGCGCGTCTCGTCGACGGCTCGGAGTTCGACGAGTTCAAGCAGAATTACGGCACGACGTTGGTCACCGGCTTCGCGCATCTGCACGGCATGCCGATCGGCGTTCTCGGCAACAACGGCGTGCTCTTCTCTGAAAGCGCGCTGAAGGGCGCGCATTTCATCGAGCTCTGCTGCCAGCGCGGCATTCCGCTGGTCTTCCTGCAGAACATCACCGGCTTCATGGTGGGCCGTAAATACGAGGCCGGCGGCATAGCAAAGGACGGCGCCAAGCTGGTGATGGCGGTCGCCACGGCGAAGGTGCCGAAGCTCACGGTGATCATCGGCGGCTCGTTCGGCGCCGGCAATTACGGCATGTGTGGCCGCGCCTATTCGCCCCGCTTCCTGTGGATGTGGCCGAACGCGCGCATCTCGGTGATGGGCGGCGAGCAGGCGGCGACGGTGCTCGCCATGGTCAAGCGTGAAGGAATCGAGCGCAAGGGCGGCGCATGGAGCGCCGAAGAGGAAGCGAAGTTCAGGAAGCCGATCCTGATGAAATACGAGCATGAAGGCCATCCGCTCTATTCCTCGGCGCGGCTCTGGGACGATGGCATCATCGATCCGGCCAGGACCCGCGACGTGCTGGCGCTCAGCCTCTCGGCGGCGCTCAATGCGGAGGTCGAGGAGACGAAGTTCGGCGTGTTCAGGATGTGA
- a CDS encoding isovaleryl-CoA dehydrogenase, with amino-acid sequence MYTNTLSFGLDPDIEALRDTVRRFAQDRIAPIAAEIDRSNEFPAHLWAELGALGLLGITADPDFGGSGMGYLAHVVAMEEISRASASIGLSYGAHSNLCVNQINRWATPAQKEKYLPALCSGETVGALAMSEPGAGSDVVSLRLRAEKRNDRYVLNGSKMWITNGPDAGTMVVYAKTDPERHSRGITAFIVEKTMAGFSVAQKLDKLGMRGSNTGELVFENVEVSFENVLHQEGRGVEVLMSGLDYERAVLSGGPIGLMAACLDVTVPYVHERKQFGQPIGTFQLVQGKLADMYSTMNAARAYVYAVAAACDRGETTRKDAAGCVLFAAEKATQMALDAIQLLGGNGYINDYPAGRLLRDAKLYEIGAGTSEIRRWLIGREIMAEGV; translated from the coding sequence ATGTACACGAACACGCTCAGCTTCGGACTTGATCCGGATATCGAGGCGCTGCGCGATACGGTGCGGCGCTTCGCCCAGGACAGGATCGCGCCGATCGCGGCCGAGATCGACCGCTCCAACGAGTTTCCCGCGCATCTATGGGCCGAGCTCGGCGCGCTCGGCCTGCTCGGCATCACCGCCGATCCAGATTTCGGCGGCAGCGGCATGGGGTATCTCGCGCATGTCGTGGCGATGGAGGAGATTTCGCGCGCTTCCGCTTCGATCGGTCTCTCCTATGGCGCGCATTCCAATCTCTGCGTCAACCAGATCAACCGCTGGGCGACGCCGGCGCAGAAGGAAAAGTACCTGCCTGCCCTTTGCTCGGGCGAAACGGTTGGCGCACTGGCGATGTCGGAACCCGGCGCCGGCTCGGACGTGGTGTCGCTCCGGCTGCGCGCCGAAAAGCGCAACGACCGCTACGTGCTCAACGGCTCGAAAATGTGGATCACCAACGGCCCCGATGCCGGAACGATGGTGGTCTACGCCAAGACCGATCCGGAGCGTCACTCACGCGGCATCACCGCCTTCATCGTCGAAAAGACGATGGCCGGCTTTTCGGTGGCGCAGAAGCTCGACAAGCTCGGCATGCGCGGCTCCAACACCGGCGAACTCGTCTTCGAAAATGTCGAGGTGTCGTTCGAGAACGTGCTGCATCAGGAAGGGCGCGGCGTCGAGGTGCTGATGTCGGGTCTCGACTATGAGCGGGCGGTGCTTTCCGGCGGACCGATCGGCCTGATGGCGGCCTGTCTCGACGTCACTGTCCCTTACGTGCACGAGCGCAAGCAGTTCGGGCAGCCGATCGGCACGTTCCAGCTGGTGCAGGGCAAGCTCGCCGACATGTATTCGACGATGAACGCAGCGCGGGCTTACGTCTATGCGGTGGCGGCCGCCTGCGACCGCGGCGAGACCACGCGCAAGGACGCCGCCGGCTGCGTGCTCTTCGCCGCCGAGAAGGCGACGCAGATGGCGCTCGACGCCATTCAGCTTCTCGGCGGCAATGGCTATATCAACGATTACCCGGCGGGACGGCTGCTGCGCGACGCCAAGCTCTACGAGATCGGCGCCGGCACCAGCGAGATCCGCCGCTGGCTGATCGGCCGCGAGATCATGGCGGAGGGGGTGTGA
- a CDS encoding TetR/AcrR family transcriptional regulator: protein MARTTGSDGEKTEAAVREAAVSLIARLGYEAMSMRQLAAEVGVQAAALYRYFPTKEDLLFTLMREHMEGLIEAWNAARPANADPVSQLAAYVENHIAFHIERRHATHVSNMELRSLSHERLTQILKMRTAYEKELRKILRDGAEAGVFEIDDTGLTAMALIQMMTGVIVWFRPGDRLSITEVTASYLSMTMRLVGATISHGTARPSGRAGDAVAL, encoded by the coding sequence ATGGCGCGCACTACAGGTTCCGATGGGGAAAAGACCGAGGCGGCCGTCCGCGAAGCGGCAGTCAGCCTGATCGCGCGGCTAGGTTACGAGGCGATGTCGATGCGGCAACTGGCGGCGGAGGTCGGCGTGCAAGCGGCCGCGCTCTACCGCTATTTTCCAACCAAGGAGGATCTGCTGTTCACGCTGATGCGGGAGCATATGGAAGGCCTGATCGAGGCCTGGAACGCGGCGCGGCCGGCCAACGCCGATCCGGTGAGCCAGCTCGCCGCCTATGTCGAAAACCATATCGCCTTCCATATCGAGCGACGTCACGCCACCCATGTCTCCAACATGGAATTGCGCAGCCTCTCGCATGAAAGGCTGACGCAGATCCTCAAGATGCGCACGGCTTACGAAAAGGAACTGCGCAAGATCCTGCGCGACGGCGCCGAGGCCGGCGTTTTCGAGATCGACGATACAGGCCTGACCGCCATGGCGCTGATCCAGATGATGACCGGCGTCATCGTCTGGTTCCGGCCGGGCGATCGGCTGTCGATCACCGAAGTCACGGCATCATATCTTTCGATGACAATGCGCCTGGTCGGCGCGACAATCAGCCATGGCACCGCGCGCCCTTCCGGGCGCGCCGGGGACGCCGTGGCACTCTGA
- a CDS encoding acylphosphatase, whose product MQGEQRAVRARVSGTVQGVSYRVWTRGEAMRLGLTGWVRNERDGSVTALIAGADGAVTAMIERLWQRPRGALVSKVETEEAADDAPVDFRIIV is encoded by the coding sequence ATGCAAGGCGAGCAAAGAGCCGTTCGGGCGCGTGTTTCCGGTACGGTGCAAGGTGTAAGCTATCGCGTCTGGACACGCGGCGAAGCCATGCGTCTCGGTCTGACTGGTTGGGTGCGCAATGAGCGCGACGGCTCGGTCACCGCGCTGATTGCCGGCGCCGATGGCGCCGTCACGGCAATGATCGAACGCCTGTGGCAACGGCCGCGGGGCGCGCTTGTCTCGAAGGTCGAGACCGAAGAAGCGGCCGACGACGCGCCCGTGGATTTCAGGATCATCGTCTAG
- a CDS encoding pyridoxal phosphate-dependent aminotransferase has protein sequence MLRRPSLTPIIGALPTTVPFVGPEAQERERGRPFRARIGANESSFGPSPRVIARMESVARDQWMYCDPDNYELKVAAAAHHGVAVENVVVGEGIDGLLGLVARMYVAPGDAVVTSLGAYPTFNFHIAGVGGRLVTVPYANDKEDLDGLLAKVVGEKAPLVYLSNPDNPMGSWWEAPDVVRFIEALPETTMLVLDEAYGELGPASALPAIDVSRPNLIRMRTFSKAYGLAGIRCGYAVAEAEVIRDFEKIRNHYGVSRMAQIAGLEALADQDYLRSVVARVAAGRERISAIARQNDLNPLPSATNFVTIDCGRDGAFALKVMQNLLSRDLFIRKPMAPRLDRCIRVSVGLDHELDIFAEELPGALAAARGN, from the coding sequence ATGCTTCGTCGCCCCTCCCTCACGCCGATCATCGGCGCGCTTCCCACCACGGTGCCGTTCGTCGGGCCGGAGGCGCAGGAGCGCGAGCGCGGGCGCCCTTTCCGCGCCCGCATCGGCGCCAATGAAAGCAGTTTCGGGCCTTCGCCACGCGTCATCGCGCGGATGGAGAGCGTCGCGCGCGACCAGTGGATGTATTGCGATCCCGACAATTACGAGCTGAAGGTGGCGGCGGCCGCTCATCACGGCGTGGCCGTCGAAAACGTGGTCGTCGGCGAAGGCATTGACGGCCTGCTCGGCCTGGTGGCGCGCATGTATGTCGCCCCGGGCGACGCGGTCGTGACCTCGCTCGGCGCCTACCCAACCTTCAATTTCCACATCGCCGGCGTCGGCGGCCGACTGGTGACCGTGCCCTATGCCAACGACAAGGAGGACCTGGATGGACTCCTCGCCAAGGTCGTCGGTGAAAAGGCCCCGCTGGTCTATCTCTCCAACCCCGACAATCCGATGGGAAGCTGGTGGGAGGCGCCGGATGTCGTCCGCTTCATCGAGGCGCTGCCGGAAACCACCATGCTGGTGCTCGACGAGGCTTATGGCGAATTGGGACCGGCCTCGGCTCTTCCGGCGATCGATGTCTCGCGGCCGAACCTCATCCGCATGCGCACCTTCTCCAAGGCTTACGGACTGGCCGGCATACGCTGCGGCTATGCGGTCGCGGAGGCGGAGGTGATCCGCGATTTCGAGAAGATCCGCAATCATTACGGCGTCAGCCGCATGGCGCAGATCGCCGGCCTCGAGGCGCTTGCCGACCAGGACTATTTGCGCTCGGTAGTGGCGCGGGTCGCGGCAGGCCGCGAGCGCATCTCAGCCATCGCCAGGCAGAACGACCTCAATCCATTGCCGTCGGCGACCAATTTCGTCACCATCGACTGCGGCCGTGACGGCGCCTTCGCGCTGAAAGTGATGCAGAACCTCTTGTCGCGCGATTTGTTCATCCGCAAGCCGATGGCGCCACGGCTCGACCGCTGCATAAGGGTGAGCGTCGGCCTAGACCACGAGCTCGATATCTTCGCCGAGGAACTGCCGGGCGCTTTGGCGGCGGCGCGGGGGAACTGA
- a CDS encoding tetratricopeptide repeat-containing sulfotransferase family protein, translated as MNNRLPPAWSKHLKSGAAPKPRWPQPSPPQPGPWKTNSFARAPADDALLKKAYEHQQAKRLDEAQDLCLEVLARTPNHPLALYIMGTVCLGYDDEAALRYFARAVAEDPGNPYYHLSFGEAYAKLSEFSAAIKHIRYALEIQPDLVEALCALGRVYTQFDKPDLALPLYEKALKINRDHSKARTGMAATLTGLGRMDEAGAYLKEAIERRVDAPAAYYELVQSRKFTEEPPELQSILRELGSPGLNAEAVQSLHYAAGKVQNDLKRYTEAFDHFNKAKQAAGYRFDIDQYRRFVDSMIELFTPGLFAAASGFGNPSDLPVFVVGMPRSGTTLTEQILASHPGVHGAGELEKLRRVANAIGLKSSAEDLSKPVNSLTPELTRTLAEEHLSYLRERASAALRIVDKQPHNFELIGLIALLFPNARIIHCRRDAIDNCVSCYVLPFSPAHSYNSDLRALGLYYREYDRLMRHWNEVFPGRIFENRYETLVEDQEAQSRRLIGHLDLPWDDACLRFFDREGAVTTPSRWQVRQPIYKSSVKRWKNYESEIQPLIEALGDLADI; from the coding sequence ATGAACAATCGTCTACCGCCTGCCTGGTCCAAACATCTAAAATCCGGCGCTGCGCCGAAACCCAGATGGCCCCAGCCAAGTCCGCCACAGCCAGGTCCCTGGAAGACAAATTCGTTCGCACGCGCGCCGGCCGACGACGCGTTGCTGAAGAAAGCCTATGAGCATCAGCAAGCCAAGCGGCTTGATGAAGCTCAGGACCTGTGTTTGGAGGTGCTGGCGCGAACGCCAAACCATCCGCTGGCTCTCTATATCATGGGTACGGTTTGTCTGGGCTATGACGACGAGGCGGCTCTTCGCTATTTCGCGCGTGCGGTCGCCGAGGATCCTGGAAATCCGTATTACCATCTCAGCTTTGGCGAGGCCTATGCGAAGCTGAGCGAATTCTCGGCCGCCATCAAACACATACGGTATGCCCTAGAAATACAGCCCGATCTTGTGGAGGCGCTGTGCGCCCTGGGGCGTGTTTATACCCAGTTCGACAAACCCGACTTGGCATTGCCACTCTATGAGAAGGCGCTGAAGATCAACCGTGACCATTCCAAGGCGCGGACCGGAATGGCTGCTACGCTCACTGGTCTTGGGCGTATGGACGAAGCCGGCGCCTATCTCAAGGAGGCGATCGAACGACGCGTCGACGCCCCGGCTGCCTACTACGAGCTCGTGCAGAGCCGGAAGTTTACCGAAGAGCCTCCGGAACTCCAGTCGATCCTTCGCGAACTCGGCAGTCCGGGGCTTAACGCGGAGGCCGTGCAGAGCCTCCACTACGCCGCCGGCAAAGTGCAGAACGATCTCAAGCGCTACACGGAAGCATTCGATCACTTCAACAAGGCCAAGCAGGCCGCCGGCTACCGGTTCGATATCGATCAGTATCGTCGGTTCGTGGACTCGATGATTGAGCTCTTCACGCCCGGTCTGTTTGCTGCCGCATCCGGCTTTGGCAATCCTTCCGACCTCCCTGTGTTCGTCGTTGGCATGCCCCGCTCCGGAACGACGCTGACGGAACAGATCCTGGCCAGTCATCCCGGGGTTCACGGCGCGGGAGAACTTGAAAAACTAAGACGGGTGGCAAACGCAATCGGCCTCAAATCGTCGGCTGAAGATCTGAGCAAGCCCGTCAATTCCCTTACACCGGAACTGACCAGGACGCTGGCCGAAGAGCATTTGTCCTACCTCAGGGAGCGGGCGTCTGCCGCGCTCCGAATCGTCGACAAGCAGCCGCATAATTTTGAGCTGATCGGCCTTATCGCCTTGCTCTTTCCCAATGCGCGCATCATTCACTGCCGCCGCGATGCCATCGACAATTGCGTGTCATGCTATGTCCTGCCCTTCAGCCCGGCACACAGCTACAATTCGGACCTACGGGCACTCGGCCTGTACTACCGGGAATATGATCGCTTGATGCGTCACTGGAACGAGGTTTTCCCAGGCCGTATCTTTGAAAATCGCTATGAGACACTCGTCGAGGATCAAGAGGCACAGTCGCGCCGGCTCATCGGTCATCTCGACCTGCCCTGGGACGACGCATGCCTGCGCTTCTTCGATAGGGAAGGGGCGGTCACCACGCCCAGCCGCTGGCAGGTTCGTCAGCCGATCTACAAATCGTCCGTGAAGCGCTGGAAGAATTACGAAAGCGAGATCCAGCCTTTGATCGAGGCCTTGGGCGATCTCGCTGACATTTGA
- a CDS encoding porin yields the protein MNIKSLLLGSAAALVAVSGARAADAVTVAEPEPAEYVKICDVYGAGYFYIPGTETCLRIGGYVRYDAGFGDVGTFTGARADDVVTGKNQGTWYKDARFTLKTWTGQETELGTLKTYTETRMNFQNHPFDNGDGNSAENSFDMHFAWIQLGGLRVGLDESAFDTFVGYAGNVVNDTIVPYGGFKTGVVQYYFDAGNGFSAMASLEEGSGGGAQTPNITGGYGYGVGTIDSYVPHIVGGLKYTQGWGDIVGVVAYDSNYEYVSGKVRLDVNVTNELSLFGMFGYASEGKLNDTSALDFANGRGFYKPWGGKWGFWAGGTYKFSDKASFNLQVSGDEWKDYGIAANVAYTVVPGFTITPEVDYQHVGSDAIDHGNVWAGATKKNAVGAIIRFQRDF from the coding sequence ATGAACATCAAGAGCCTTCTTCTCGGCTCAGCTGCGGCTCTGGTCGCAGTTTCCGGTGCTCGCGCCGCCGACGCGGTGACCGTCGCCGAGCCGGAACCGGCTGAATACGTCAAGATCTGCGACGTGTACGGCGCCGGCTATTTCTACATCCCGGGCACCGAGACCTGCCTGCGCATCGGCGGCTATGTCCGCTATGACGCCGGCTTCGGCGATGTTGGCACGTTCACCGGCGCACGCGCCGACGACGTCGTCACCGGCAAGAACCAGGGCACCTGGTACAAGGACGCCCGCTTCACGCTGAAGACCTGGACCGGCCAGGAAACGGAACTCGGCACGTTGAAGACCTACACCGAAACGCGCATGAATTTCCAAAATCACCCGTTCGACAATGGTGATGGCAACAGCGCTGAAAACAGCTTCGACATGCACTTCGCCTGGATCCAGCTTGGCGGCCTGCGGGTCGGCCTGGACGAATCGGCCTTCGATACGTTCGTCGGCTACGCCGGCAACGTCGTCAACGACACCATCGTTCCCTATGGCGGGTTCAAGACCGGTGTCGTTCAGTACTACTTCGACGCCGGCAACGGTTTCTCGGCGATGGCCTCTCTCGAAGAAGGTTCCGGCGGCGGCGCACAGACCCCCAATATTACGGGAGGTTATGGTTATGGCGTCGGTACGATCGACAGCTACGTTCCGCACATCGTCGGCGGCCTGAAGTACACCCAGGGCTGGGGTGATATCGTCGGCGTCGTCGCCTATGACAGCAACTACGAATACGTCTCGGGCAAGGTTCGCCTGGATGTGAACGTGACCAACGAGCTGTCGCTGTTCGGCATGTTCGGCTACGCCAGCGAGGGCAAGCTTAACGACACGTCCGCACTCGACTTTGCGAACGGTCGCGGCTTCTACAAGCCGTGGGGCGGCAAGTGGGGCTTCTGGGCCGGCGGCACCTACAAGTTCAGCGACAAGGCGTCGTTCAACCTCCAGGTGTCGGGTGATGAGTGGAAGGACTACGGCATCGCGGCCAACGTCGCCTACACCGTCGTTCCCGGCTTCACGATCACGCCCGAAGTCGACTACCAGCATGTCGGCTCGGATGCTATCGACCACGGCAACGTTTGGGCTGGCGCCACGAAGAAGAACGCCGTCGGCGCGATCATCCGCTTCCAGCGCGATTTCTAA
- a CDS encoding porin, translating into MNIKSLLLGSAAALVAVSGARAADAVTVAEPEPAEYVKICDVYGAGYFYIPGTETCLRIGGYVRYDASAGQEGSFTGRGTTDVMDGDSQRSWSKRARFALKTWTGQETELGTLKTYTETRFDFLNGATDINAHFAWIQLGGLRIGADESAFDTFTGYAGAVINDTIVPYGGFDTNLISYTFDAGNGFSAIVSFEEGNSYAGYNFAGSELIDSYMPHVVGGVKWTQGWGGISGVVAYNSNWEEWAGKVRLDVNVNDAFSLFVMGGYGTDDNAPRNFYKVWGGNWAVWGGGTYKFNEKTSFNLQVSYDEAKEFGLAANVAYTIVPGFSVITELDWAHNDHDNNGYNWTGIPDGKKNALGGFVRFQRDF; encoded by the coding sequence ATGAACATCAAGAGCCTTCTTCTCGGCTCAGCTGCGGCTCTGGTCGCAGTTTCCGGTGCTCGCGCCGCCGACGCGGTGACCGTCGCCGAGCCGGAACCGGCCGAATACGTCAAGATCTGCGACGTCTACGGCGCTGGCTACTTCTACATCCCGGGCACCGAAACCTGCCTGCGCATCGGCGGCTATGTCCGCTATGACGCCTCGGCTGGCCAGGAAGGCTCGTTCACGGGCCGCGGTACCACCGACGTCATGGACGGTGACTCGCAGCGTTCGTGGTCGAAGCGCGCTCGTTTCGCGCTGAAGACCTGGACCGGCCAGGAAACCGAGCTCGGCACCTTGAAGACCTACACCGAGACTCGCTTTGACTTCCTGAACGGTGCTACTGACATCAACGCTCACTTTGCATGGATCCAGCTCGGCGGCCTGCGTATCGGCGCTGACGAATCGGCCTTCGATACCTTCACCGGCTACGCCGGCGCGGTCATCAACGATACGATCGTGCCTTACGGCGGCTTCGACACCAACCTGATCAGCTACACCTTCGACGCCGGCAACGGCTTCTCGGCCATTGTCTCGTTCGAAGAGGGCAACTCCTACGCCGGTTACAACTTCGCCGGCAGCGAGCTCATCGATAGCTACATGCCGCACGTCGTCGGCGGCGTGAAGTGGACCCAGGGCTGGGGCGGCATCAGCGGCGTCGTCGCGTACAACAGCAACTGGGAAGAGTGGGCCGGCAAGGTTCGCTTGGACGTGAACGTCAACGACGCCTTCTCGCTGTTCGTCATGGGCGGCTACGGCACCGACGACAACGCTCCGCGCAACTTCTACAAGGTGTGGGGCGGCAACTGGGCTGTGTGGGGCGGTGGCACCTACAAGTTCAACGAGAAGACCTCGTTCAACCTCCAGGTTTCGTATGACGAAGCCAAGGAGTTCGGTCTTGCCGCGAACGTTGCCTACACGATCGTTCCCGGCTTCTCGGTCATCACCGAACTTGACTGGGCTCATAACGACCACGACAACAACGGCTACAACTGGACCGGTATCCCGGACGGCAAGAAGAACGCCCTCGGCGGCTTCGTCCGCTTCCAGCGCGACTTCTAA
- a CDS encoding tyrosine-type recombinase/integrase gives MSNEAVQEGEPSGHFAVFSSQNSNFRYTYNKIREVKSYRVGELFAAYRDILWDDGRHKYNVSSFIGEIDEILLGERFSTFDQNTLDNLIGTLRQRGNSNATINRKMAALSKLLRKAHKMGDIHSLPEFRRQKERAGRIRFLERDEEARLFAAIRSRSEDAYRLSVFLVDTGCRLGEALGLIWNDIQEHRVSFWITKSGRSRTIPMTERVKEVIKLPPSTEGRRPKGPFTKLTQAQYRAIWNEAKAEVGLGADEQVVPHILRHTCASRLVQGGIDIRRVQMWLGHQTLSMTMRYAHLATNDLDGCVVVLEKPRGDEASPRSAENSVFASPLTTPTSAPSSRKAKGSEPVKTSRKRSKGE, from the coding sequence ATGTCGAACGAAGCGGTTCAAGAGGGTGAGCCCTCTGGTCATTTTGCGGTATTTTCTTCTCAGAATTCGAACTTTCGGTACACCTACAACAAGATCAGAGAAGTAAAATCGTATAGGGTCGGGGAGCTCTTCGCAGCTTATCGAGATATACTCTGGGATGACGGGCGGCATAAATACAATGTCAGCTCTTTCATCGGTGAAATAGACGAGATCCTTCTGGGAGAGCGTTTCAGCACCTTTGACCAGAACACCCTGGACAATCTTATCGGTACATTGCGCCAGCGCGGCAACAGCAATGCAACCATCAATCGCAAGATGGCTGCCCTCAGCAAATTGCTGCGTAAGGCGCATAAGATGGGAGATATCCACAGCCTGCCCGAGTTCCGCCGCCAGAAGGAGCGGGCGGGACGGATTCGTTTCCTCGAAAGGGACGAAGAAGCAAGGCTGTTCGCGGCGATCAGGAGCCGCAGCGAGGATGCCTACAGGCTTTCCGTCTTCCTTGTCGACACCGGCTGCCGTCTCGGCGAGGCGCTCGGCCTGATCTGGAACGACATCCAGGAGCATCGGGTCTCTTTCTGGATCACCAAATCCGGCCGCAGCCGCACCATTCCGATGACCGAACGCGTCAAGGAAGTCATCAAGCTTCCGCCGAGTACGGAAGGGCGCCGGCCGAAAGGCCCGTTCACCAAGCTGACGCAGGCGCAGTACCGTGCGATCTGGAACGAAGCGAAGGCGGAAGTCGGTCTCGGCGCCGACGAGCAGGTGGTGCCGCATATCCTGCGTCACACTTGCGCTTCACGTCTCGTCCAGGGCGGTATCGACATAAGGCGCGTCCAGATGTGGCTGGGCCACCAGACATTGTCGATGACCATGCGTTACGCGCATCTGGCCACCAACGATCTCGATGGCTGCGTCGTCGTTCTGGAAAAGCCGCGCGGCGATGAAGCCTCGCCGCGGTCGGCGGAGAACTCCGTGTTCGCGTCGCCCCTCACCACGCCGACCTCCGCCCCATCGTCTCGGAAAGCGAAAGGGTCGGAACCGGTCAAGACGTCCCGCAAACGCTCGAAAGGCGAATAG